A window of the Lolium perenne isolate Kyuss_39 chromosome 7, Kyuss_2.0, whole genome shotgun sequence genome harbors these coding sequences:
- the LOC127312865 gene encoding cytochrome P450 89A2-like, whose amino-acid sequence MPDPLLLLLLLLPLIPLVAVVLHASPIKATLGSVKSGLASVLSAVWKQQPAIILVTDLATAHRLLVRGATAGSGSGSFSNRPPSISPSAILSRRRYQNITSAPYGQHWRAMRHNLTSEILHPARLHRYAAARRRAVRGLVHDLDEQRRLSGAVQAGKSIHYAMFGLVAAMCFGDGLDGGRVRAMADEQRDLGKSLDAALVFANAKFLAVTRLIYRKKWKKLAALRQKQEETFLPLIDSRRGQSSEPPAYVDTLIDLEVPDDAPGASDARRRRRLSDGELVGMCSEFLGTGTESTASALQWTMANLVKRPHLQEAVRREIDAAVAADAEEVGEDVLVKLEYLNAVIMEALRLHPPTSWVFRQVMEEDHVVHNGQHVPAGTRVFFQLGALARDSAAWDDPDEFKPERFLAGSKGEQLVLAAAGGGDIKMMPFGGGRRMCPARDIAMLHIRYFAANLVREFHWREAEGDLAVDLEPQAEMIFSAMKRPLRAHLDLGRPGVKTTQGTHRL is encoded by the coding sequence atcgccgatcaaggccaccctcgggaGCGTCAAGTCTGGTCTAGCATCGGTGCTCTCCGCCGTCTGGAAGCAGCAACCAGCTATCATCCTCGTCACGGACCTCGCGACGGCGCACCGCCTTCTCGTGCGCGGTGCcaccgccggctccggctccggctccttcTCGAACCGCCCACCATCCATCTCTCCCAGTGCCATCCTCTCACGCCGTCGGTACCAAAACATCACCTCGGCGCCCTACGGCCAGCACTGGCGCGCCATGCGTCACAACCTGACGTCGGAGATCCTCCACCCGGCGCGGCTCCATCGGTACGCGGCGGCGCGTCGCCGCGCGGTCCGTGGCCTCGTCCACGACCTCGACGAGCAGCGCCGCCTGTCCGGTGCGGTCCAGGCGGGCAAGAGCATCCACTACGCCATGTTCGGCCTGGTCGCTGCCATGTGCTTCGGGGACGGCCTCGACGGAGGTCGCGTCCGTGCCATGGCCGACGAGCAGAGAGACCTCGGCAAGTCCCTGGATGCGGCCCTCGTGTTCGCCAACGCCAAGTTCCTGGCGGTCACCAGGCTTATCTATCGTAAGAAGTGGAAAAAGCTGGCCGCTCTGAGGCAGAAGCAGGAGGAGACGTTCCTACCGCTCATCGATTCGCGTCGCGGCCAGTCTAGCGAGCCGCCGGCGTACGTAGACACGCTCATCGACCTCGAGGTCCCGGACGACGCCCCGGGCGCATCCGACGCAAGGCGCCGGCGAAGGCTCTCCGACGGCGAGCTCGTGGGTATGTGCTCTGAGTTCCTCGGCACCGGAACCGAATCCACGGCGTCAGCGCTGCAGTGGACCATGGCAAACTTGGTGAAGCGCCCACACTTGCAGGAGGCCGTCCGGAGGGAGATCGATGCCGCCGTGGCTGCAGACGCCGAGGAAGTCGGCGAGGATGTTCTCGTCAAGCTCGAGTACCTCAATGCTGTGATCATGGAGGCGCTCCGGCTGCATCCTCCGACGTCCTGGGTCTTCAGGCAGGTGATGGAAGAGGACCATGTAGTCCACAACGGCCAGCATGTTCCGGCGGGCACTAGGGTGTTCTTCCAGCTGGGAGCTCTTGCGCGAGACAGCGCAGCCTGGGATGACCCCGATGAGTTCAAGCCGGAGCGGTTCCTCGCCGGCAGCAAAGGTGAGCAACTCGTCCTCGCGGCTGCGGGAGGCGGTGACATCAAAATGATGCCTTTCGGTGGCGGCCGGAGGATGTGCCCTGCCAGGGACATCGCGATGCTCCACATACGTTACTTTGCGGCCAACCTCGTGAGAGAGTTCCACTGGAGGGAGGCAGAGGGTGACCTCGCTGTGGATCTCGAGCCGCAGGCTGAGATGATCTTCAGCGCCATGAAGCGCCCATTGCGTGCTCACCTTGACCTTGGACGACCGGGTGTCAAAACGACACAGGGCACCCATCGATTATAG